From Coffea arabica cultivar ET-39 chromosome 2e, Coffea Arabica ET-39 HiFi, whole genome shotgun sequence, the proteins below share one genomic window:
- the LOC113731374 gene encoding serine/threonine-protein kinase SRK2E: MDRAALTVGPGMDMPIMHDSDRYELVRDIGSGNFGVARLMKDRQTNELVAVKYIERGDKIDENVQREIINHRSLRHPNIVRFKEVILTPTHLAIVMEYASGGELFERICNAGRFSEDEARFFFQQLISGVSYCHAMQVCHRDLKLENTLLDGSPAPRLKICDFGYSKSSVLHSQPKSTVGTPAYIAPEVLLKKEYDGKIADVWSCGVTLYVMLVGAYPFEDPEEPKNFRKTIQRILNVQYSIPDYVHISPECRHLISRIFVAEPAKRITIPEIRNHEWFLKNLPADLMDDNMANNHFEEPDQPMQSDDEIMQIITEATIPTAGMNSLNQYLTGSLDVEEDMEEDMESDPDLDIDSSGEIVYAI, encoded by the exons ATGGATCGAGCGGCGTTGACTGTGGGGCCGGGAATGGATATGCCGATTATGCACGACAGCGATCGCTACGAGCTGGTGCGGGACATCGGTTCCGGGAATTTTGGAGTGGCTAGGCTCATGAAAGATAGGCAGACGAACGAGCTTGTGGCCGTTAAGTATATTGAGAGAGGCGATAAG ATTGATGAGAATGTGCAAAGAGAAATAATCAACCACAGATCACTGAGGCATCCCAACATTGTCCGATTTAAAGAG GTCATATTGACTCCAACCCACCTGGCTATTGTGATGGAATATGCCTCGGGAGGAGAGCTCTTTGAGCGAATCTGCAATGCTGGCCGATTCAGCGAGGATGAG GCACGATTTTTCTTCCAACAGCTTATATCAGGAGTCAGTTACTGTCATGCAATG caaGTGTGCCACCGTGATTTGAAGTTAGAGAACACATTATTGGATGGTAGCCCTGCTCCCAGGCTAAAAATTTGTGATTTTGGCTATTCCAAG tcTTCTGTGCTGCATTCACAACCAAAGTCAACTGTTGGTACACCAGCATATATTGCACCTGAAGTTTTGCTCAAGAAAGAATATGACGGAAAG ATTGCTGATGTGTGGTCTTGTGGAGTTACTTTGTATGTCATGCTTGTGGGGGCATACCCTTTTGAGGACCCAGAGGAGCCCAAAAACTTCAGGAAGACAATACAG CGAATTCTGAACGTCCAATACTCAATTCCCGATTATGTTCATATATCTCCAGAATGCCGTCATCTGATCTCAAGGATTTTTGTAGCTGAACCTGCAAAG AGGATAACCATTCCTGAGATCAGAAACCATGAGTGGTTTCTCAAGAACCTTCCTGCGGATCTTATGGACGACAACATGGCAAATAACCATTTTGAGGAGCCAGACCAGCCTATGCAGAGCGATGATGAAATCATGCAGATAATTACCGAGGCCACCATTCCAACTGCTGGGATGAACAGTCTAAATCAGTACCTTACTGGCAGCCTAGATGTTGAGGAAGACATGGAAGAAGATATGGAGAGTGATCCTGATCTTGATATTGATAGCAGCGGAGAAATAGTATATGCAATATGA